A region of Jannaschia sp. W003 DNA encodes the following proteins:
- a CDS encoding alkane 1-monooxygenase: MTHAVPDEAVRSPLRALPFWLSLTLVPVIWTAAMLGGWWVLAVPIYAWGAFALLDAAAGLEEGNPDPLMDRSGLGWYRAITLIWGPVQFLTLFALIAYATRAPHLGAWELGGLFFGMGVLGGTIGINYAHELMHQRPKLDRWLADLLLAMVLYGHFRSEHLLVHHRYVATPRDPATARYNEGFHRFYPRVLRESLVSAWKAEAAMLARKSLPAHHRSNPFWRYAALQGAMLLLALLVGGWAGVALFLVQAGVAIWQLELVNYVEHYGLTRRHLGEGRYEPVRPHHSWNSAAKASNWLLINLQRHSDHHYKPDRPFPLLQTYSEDEAPQLPAGYPVMTVMAMIPPLWRRRMNPRVRAWRRKYYPDIEDWSAYKAAANPLPR; encoded by the coding sequence ATGACCCACGCCGTTCCCGACGAGGCCGTCCGAAGCCCCCTGCGCGCGCTGCCCTTCTGGCTGTCGCTGACGCTGGTGCCCGTGATCTGGACAGCCGCCATGCTGGGCGGCTGGTGGGTGCTGGCCGTGCCGATCTACGCCTGGGGCGCCTTCGCGCTGCTCGATGCGGCGGCCGGGCTGGAGGAGGGCAACCCCGACCCGCTGATGGACCGGAGCGGCCTCGGCTGGTACCGCGCGATCACATTGATCTGGGGGCCGGTGCAGTTCCTGACCCTGTTCGCCCTGATCGCCTACGCCACCCGCGCGCCGCATCTGGGGGCGTGGGAGCTGGGGGGCCTGTTCTTCGGCATGGGCGTGCTGGGCGGCACGATCGGCATCAACTACGCCCACGAGCTGATGCACCAGCGCCCGAAGTTGGACCGATGGCTCGCCGACCTCCTGCTGGCGATGGTGCTCTACGGGCACTTCCGCTCCGAGCACCTGCTGGTCCACCATCGCTACGTGGCCACGCCGCGCGACCCGGCCACGGCGCGCTACAACGAGGGCTTCCACCGCTTCTACCCCCGCGTCCTGCGCGAGAGCCTCGTGTCCGCCTGGAAGGCCGAGGCGGCGATGCTGGCGCGCAAGTCCCTGCCTGCGCACCACCGGTCGAACCCGTTCTGGCGCTACGCCGCGCTGCAGGGCGCCATGCTGCTGCTCGCCCTCCTCGTCGGCGGCTGGGCCGGGGTCGCGCTGTTCCTCGTGCAGGCGGGCGTGGCGATCTGGCAGCTCGAACTGGTGAACTACGTGGAGCACTACGGCCTGACCCGCCGCCACTTGGGCGAAGGCCGTTACGAGCCGGTGCGCCCGCACCATTCGTGGAACTCCGCGGCCAAGGCGTCGAACTGGTTGCTGATCAACCTCCAGCGCCACTCGGATCACCACTACAAGCCCGACCGGCCCTTCCCGCTCCTGCAGACCTACAGCGAGGACGAGGCCCCGCAGCTTCCCGCGGGCTACCCGGTGATGACCGTGATGGCGATGATCCCGCCGCTCTGGCGCCGGCGCATGAACCCGCGCGTGCGGGCGTGGCGGCGGAAGTACTACCCCGACATCGAGGACTGGTCGGCCTACAAGGCGGCGGCGAACCCGCTGCCCCGCTAG
- a CDS encoding A/G-specific adenine glycosylase, whose protein sequence is MRETAALREWYDVHARAMPWRVPPGEARAPDAYAVWLSEVMLQQTTVAAVRDYHAKFLALWPDVHALAEAEDGAVMAAWAGLGYYARARNLLTCARTVSREMGGRFPDTEAGLRVLPGIGAYTAAAIASIAFGRRAVVVDGNVERVVARLRAIETPLPAARPAIREAADALTPAERPGDHAQAMMDLGATVCTPRAPSCLLCPVAAWCEGRERGIAAALPRKAPKRERPTRRGFAYAARSGAEWLLERRPERGLLGGTLAFPVSDWSEAPDPAPPFAADWRAAGTVRHGFTHFHLELDVMVTECRGNPDRGAWAPLDPAALPTLFAKVHAAASDRLSPPGGVEAEPAAGLSSAATRSRP, encoded by the coding sequence ATGCGTGAGACGGCGGCGCTGCGCGAGTGGTACGACGTACACGCCCGCGCCATGCCGTGGCGCGTGCCGCCCGGCGAGGCCCGCGCGCCCGACGCTTACGCGGTGTGGCTCTCGGAGGTGATGCTCCAGCAGACCACGGTGGCAGCCGTACGGGACTACCATGCGAAGTTCCTCGCCCTCTGGCCGGACGTCCACGCGCTGGCGGAGGCCGAGGACGGCGCGGTGATGGCCGCCTGGGCGGGGCTGGGCTACTACGCCCGCGCCCGCAACCTGCTGACCTGCGCGCGCACCGTCTCGCGCGAGATGGGGGGCCGGTTCCCGGACACCGAAGCGGGCCTCCGCGTCCTGCCCGGCATCGGCGCCTACACGGCGGCGGCCATCGCCTCGATCGCCTTCGGGCGCCGCGCCGTGGTGGTGGACGGCAACGTGGAGCGGGTGGTCGCGCGTCTCCGCGCCATCGAGACGCCGCTGCCCGCCGCCCGCCCCGCGATCCGCGAGGCGGCGGACGCCCTCACCCCCGCCGAGCGGCCGGGCGACCACGCGCAGGCGATGATGGACCTCGGTGCCACGGTTTGCACGCCGCGCGCGCCGTCCTGCCTCCTCTGCCCCGTGGCCGCGTGGTGCGAGGGGCGCGAAAGGGGAATCGCCGCCGCCCTCCCCCGCAAGGCGCCCAAGCGCGAGCGGCCCACGCGCCGGGGCTTCGCCTACGCGGCCCGCAGCGGGGCCGAGTGGCTGTTGGAGCGGCGGCCCGAGCGCGGCCTCCTCGGCGGCACGCTCGCGTTCCCCGTCTCCGACTGGTCCGAGGCGCCCGATCCCGCCCCGCCCTTCGCCGCCGACTGGCGCGCGGCCGGCACGGTGCGGCACGGGTTCACCCACTTCCACCTCGAACTGGACGTGATGGTGACCGAGTGCCGGGGCAACCCCGACCGCGGGGCGTGGGCACCGCTGGACCCGGCGGCCCTCCCGACGCTCTTCGCGAAGGTGCATGCCGCCGCGTCGGATCGTCTCAGCCCCCCGGGGGGCGTTGAGGCGGAGCCCGCCGCCGGCCTATCCTCCGCCGCGACCCGGAGCCGACCATGA
- a CDS encoding UDP-glucose/GDP-mannose dehydrogenase family protein produces the protein MRIAMIGTGYVGLVSGVCFSDFGHEVVCVDTSEEKIARLRGGAVPIFEPGLEALMARNVEAGRLSFTTDLAAAVAGAEAVFIAVGTPTRRGDGHADLRFVEAAARAVAGALTGYAVVVTKSTVPVGTNRRVAAWMREAAPGAAFDVASNPEFLREGAAIDDFMRPDRVVVGVESERAAGVMQAIYRPLYLRDFPVMVTDLESAEMIKYAANAFLAAKITFVNEIAALCERAGADIKQVSRGIGLDGRIGNKFLHAGPGYGGSCFPKDTSALARIGQEHGVPMRITETVMAVNEATKHRMVEKLRDLLDGSFNGRAVAVLGVTFKPNTDDMRDAPSLTVVPALVGGGASVRVVDPQGRREGEALLPGATWHEDPYEAAAEADLVVILTEWNEFRALDLARIARAMRTPRLADLRNVYSPRDAEAAGFERAAFVGRKGIGEA, from the coding sequence ATGCGGATAGCGATGATCGGGACGGGGTATGTGGGTCTGGTGTCGGGGGTGTGTTTCTCGGACTTCGGGCACGAGGTGGTGTGCGTGGACACCTCCGAGGAGAAGATCGCGCGTCTGCGGGGCGGCGCGGTTCCGATCTTCGAGCCGGGTCTCGAGGCGCTCATGGCGCGCAACGTCGAGGCGGGGCGGCTGAGCTTCACCACCGACCTCGCCGCGGCCGTGGCGGGGGCCGAGGCGGTGTTCATCGCCGTGGGCACGCCCACGCGCCGGGGCGACGGCCACGCCGACCTGCGCTTCGTGGAGGCGGCCGCGCGCGCCGTGGCCGGGGCGCTCACGGGCTACGCGGTGGTGGTCACGAAGTCGACCGTGCCCGTGGGCACCAACCGCCGGGTGGCGGCGTGGATGCGCGAGGCGGCGCCGGGGGCGGCCTTCGACGTGGCCTCGAACCCCGAGTTCCTGCGCGAGGGCGCGGCGATCGACGACTTCATGCGCCCCGACCGCGTGGTGGTGGGCGTGGAGTCCGAGCGCGCCGCCGGGGTGATGCAGGCGATCTACCGGCCCCTCTACCTGCGCGACTTTCCGGTCATGGTCACCGACCTCGAGTCGGCCGAGATGATCAAGTACGCCGCGAACGCCTTCCTGGCCGCCAAGATCACCTTCGTGAACGAGATCGCGGCCCTGTGCGAGCGCGCCGGCGCCGACATCAAGCAGGTCAGCCGCGGCATCGGGCTCGACGGGCGCATCGGCAACAAGTTCCTCCACGCCGGCCCCGGCTACGGCGGCTCGTGCTTTCCCAAGGACACCTCGGCCCTGGCGCGGATCGGCCAGGAGCACGGCGTGCCGATGCGCATCACCGAGACCGTGATGGCCGTGAACGAGGCCACCAAGCACCGCATGGTCGAGAAGCTGCGCGACCTGCTCGACGGCTCGTTCAACGGCCGCGCGGTGGCGGTGCTGGGGGTGACGTTCAAGCCCAACACCGACGACATGCGCGACGCGCCCTCGCTCACGGTGGTGCCCGCGCTGGTGGGGGGGGGCGCCAGCGTGCGCGTGGTCGACCCCCAGGGCCGCCGCGAGGGCGAGGCGCTGCTGCCCGGCGCCACCTGGCACGAGGACCCCTACGAGGCCGCCGCGGAGGCCGACCTCGTGGTGATCCTCACCGAGTGGAACGAGTTCCGCGCCCTCGACCTCGCCCGCATCGCCCGCGCCATGCGAACCCCCCGCCTCGCCGACCTGCGAAACGTCTACAGCCCCCGCGACGCCGAAGCCGCAGGCTTCGAACGCGCCGCATTCGTCGGACGAAAGGGAATCGGGGAGGCATGA
- a CDS encoding glycosyltransferase has product MTRILLVHQNMPGQYREMMDALRRTGEHDIVFLTQRREAEAPQGVRKVLYRPHHRPAEDAYGLARVWAEAAGAGYGAALTCQALRDLGWRPDVILGHTGWGELLFLKHVWPDVPILGFFEYYYLNHGGPVNFDPEDPSDATAPYLLQARNAVPNANIHAVDRGTCPTLWQRDTFPEMFHPRLYVAHDGIRTDRLRPDPDVALELGRAGRVTRRDEIFTYMARNMERTRGFHVFMRALPDILAARPEARVLIVGGNEASYGRASSAEGGFRAEMEAEVGSRVDWSRVHFLGRLPYGDYQRVIQISRCHIYLTMPFVLSWSLLESMAMEATVVAADVAPVREAVRHGETGLLVDFFRPDLVARQVVEVLENPGRFAHLGPAARRHVVEHYDFETVCLPQHLAEINALLPEDRHVRV; this is encoded by the coding sequence ATGACCCGCATCCTGCTCGTCCACCAGAACATGCCTGGCCAGTACCGGGAGATGATGGACGCCCTGCGGCGGACCGGCGAGCACGACATCGTCTTCCTCACCCAGCGCCGCGAGGCGGAGGCGCCCCAGGGCGTGCGCAAGGTGCTCTACCGGCCCCACCACCGGCCCGCCGAGGACGCCTACGGCCTCGCCCGGGTCTGGGCCGAGGCCGCCGGCGCGGGCTACGGCGCCGCGCTGACCTGCCAGGCCCTGCGGGATCTCGGCTGGCGTCCCGACGTGATCCTCGGCCACACCGGCTGGGGGGAGCTGCTGTTCCTCAAGCACGTCTGGCCGGACGTGCCGATCCTGGGCTTCTTCGAGTACTACTACCTGAACCACGGCGGCCCCGTGAACTTCGACCCCGAGGATCCCTCGGATGCCACCGCGCCCTATCTCCTGCAGGCCCGCAACGCGGTGCCCAACGCCAACATCCACGCCGTGGACCGTGGCACCTGCCCGACGCTGTGGCAGCGCGACACCTTCCCCGAGATGTTCCACCCCAGGCTCTACGTCGCCCACGACGGCATCCGCACCGACCGCCTGCGCCCCGACCCCGATGTGGCGCTGGAGCTGGGCCGCGCGGGCCGCGTCACGCGCCGCGACGAGATCTTCACCTACATGGCCCGCAACATGGAGCGCACCCGCGGCTTCCACGTGTTCATGCGCGCGCTGCCCGACATCCTCGCGGCCCGCCCCGAGGCCCGGGTGCTGATCGTCGGCGGCAACGAGGCGAGCTACGGGCGCGCCTCCTCCGCCGAGGGGGGCTTCCGCGCCGAGATGGAGGCCGAGGTGGGCAGCCGCGTCGACTGGAGCCGCGTCCACTTCCTCGGGCGGCTGCCCTACGGGGACTACCAGCGCGTCATCCAGATCTCGCGCTGCCACATCTACCTGACCATGCCCTTCGTACTGTCGTGGTCGCTGCTGGAATCCATGGCCATGGAGGCCACGGTCGTCGCCGCCGACGTGGCGCCCGTGCGCGAGGCCGTGCGCCACGGCGAGACCGGCCTCCTGGTGGATTTCTTCCGCCCCGACCTCGTGGCCCGGCAGGTGGTGGAGGTGCTGGAGAACCCGGGGCGCTTCGCCCATCTCGGACCCGCCGCCCGCCGCCACGTGGTCGAGCACTACGACTTCGAGACGGTCTGCCTGCCGCAGCACCTGGCCGAGATCAACGCGCTCCTGCCCGAGGACCGGCACGTCCGGGTGTGA
- a CDS encoding GNAT family N-acetyltransferase, producing the protein MQIEREEGETKGRYVLRIDGAAAELTYSRLGASQIIVDHTEVPDALRGRGAGAALVLRAVEDARAEGRRIVPLCPFARAQFARHPEWRDVL; encoded by the coding sequence ATGCAGATCGAGCGCGAGGAAGGCGAGACCAAGGGGCGATACGTGCTGCGGATCGACGGCGCGGCGGCGGAGCTGACCTACTCCCGCCTCGGCGCATCGCAGATCATCGTCGACCACACCGAGGTGCCGGACGCCCTGCGCGGACGCGGGGCCGGCGCCGCGCTGGTGCTGCGCGCGGTCGAGGACGCGCGCGCCGAAGGACGCCGGATCGTGCCGCTATGTCCGTTCGCCCGCGCGCAGTTCGCGCGGCACCCCGAGTGGCGGGACGTGCTCTGA
- a CDS encoding 3-deoxy-manno-octulosonate cytidylyltransferase, with the protein MKTAIVIPARYASTRYPGKPLAELRQADGSVKSLIRMTHEAAVEVPGIDAVHVATDDARIAAHCEAFGASVLMTSETARNGTERCAEALDRIEAEVVVNLQGDAPLTPPWFVSALVEGLADGEADMATPVLRCDEATWAMFREDRAQGRVGGTTAVFDRGGRALYFSKEVIPYVDPGKAVDPVPVFHHVGCYAYRPAALAAYVRWPEGPLERLEGLEQLRFLENGAHVRCVEVSARGRVFWELNNPADVPRIEAVLKG; encoded by the coding sequence ATGAAGACCGCCATCGTGATCCCGGCCCGCTACGCCTCCACCCGCTACCCGGGCAAACCGCTGGCCGAGCTGCGGCAGGCGGACGGCTCGGTGAAGTCGCTGATCCGCATGACCCACGAGGCGGCGGTGGAGGTGCCGGGCATCGACGCCGTCCACGTCGCCACCGACGACGCGCGCATCGCGGCGCACTGCGAGGCGTTCGGCGCCTCGGTGTTGATGACGTCCGAGACGGCCCGCAACGGCACCGAGCGCTGCGCCGAGGCGCTGGACCGCATCGAAGCCGAGGTCGTCGTGAACCTGCAGGGCGACGCGCCGCTGACCCCGCCGTGGTTCGTCTCGGCCCTCGTGGAGGGGCTGGCGGACGGCGAGGCCGACATGGCCACCCCCGTCTTGCGCTGCGACGAGGCGACCTGGGCGATGTTCCGCGAGGACCGCGCGCAAGGTCGGGTGGGCGGCACCACGGCCGTGTTCGACCGGGGCGGCCGCGCCCTCTACTTCTCAAAGGAAGTGATTCCCTACGTCGATCCGGGCAAGGCCGTCGATCCCGTCCCCGTGTTCCACCACGTCGGCTGCTACGCCTACCGCCCTGCTGCCCTTGCCGCCTACGTGCGATGGCCCGAGGGCCCGCTGGAGCGGCTGGAGGGGCTGGAGCAGCTGCGCTTCCTCGAGAACGGCGCCCACGTGCGCTGCGTCGAGGTCTCGGCCCGGGGCCGGGTGTTCTGGGAGCTGAACAACCCTGCCGACGTTCCCCGCATCGAAGCCGTGCTGAAAGGCTGA
- a CDS encoding DUF721 domain-containing protein, protein MKATGPRAPRRGGAPRAVGTLVDRTIRRAGESRGFAELRLLTHWAEFAGRDVAAICRPVKVTHPRKGLGATLVLLTTGAQAPVLQMRLPQLRERVNSCYGYNAIAAIQITQTAPTGFAEGQAAFDPAPRARAEPPAAAVAEARARAEGVADDGLRAALERLGTSFLAREGGR, encoded by the coding sequence ATGAAAGCGACAGGCCCCCGAGCACCGCGCCGCGGCGGCGCCCCCCGCGCCGTGGGCACGCTGGTGGACCGCACGATCCGCCGCGCCGGCGAGAGCCGGGGCTTCGCGGAGCTGCGGCTCCTGACCCACTGGGCCGAGTTCGCGGGCCGCGACGTGGCCGCGATCTGCCGCCCTGTGAAGGTGACCCATCCGCGCAAGGGCCTCGGCGCCACGCTGGTGCTGCTGACCACGGGCGCCCAGGCCCCCGTACTGCAGATGCGCCTGCCGCAGCTGCGCGAGCGGGTGAACAGCTGCTACGGCTACAACGCCATCGCCGCGATCCAGATCACCCAGACCGCGCCCACCGGCTTCGCGGAAGGGCAGGCCGCCTTCGACCCCGCGCCGCGCGCGCGCGCGGAGCCGCCCGCCGCCGCCGTGGCCGAGGCCCGCGCCCGCGCCGAGGGCGTGGCCGACGATGGCCTTCGTGCGGCGCTGGAGCGGCTGGGCACCAGCTTCCTGGCGCGCGAAGGTGGCCGGTAG
- the kdsA gene encoding 3-deoxy-8-phosphooctulonate synthase, whose protein sequence is MDPIASKPVDVAGIPVGGSHPFALISGPCQLESRDHAMMMAEAIAAACAPTETRWIFKASYDKANRSSLGTSRGLGMEEGLRILGDVRDAFGCPVLTDVHEASHCAPAAEVCDVLQIPAFLCRQTDLLLAAGRTGAAINVKKGQFLAPWDMGNVAAKIASTGNERILLCDRGTSFGYNTLVSDFRGLPTMERTGYPVVFDATHSVQQPGGQGTTSGGQREFAPVLARAACAVGVSALFIETHEDPDNAPSDGPNMIPVDRMEALVTELRRFDDLRKGN, encoded by the coding sequence ATGGACCCCATCGCATCGAAACCGGTCGACGTCGCCGGCATCCCCGTCGGGGGCTCGCACCCCTTCGCGCTGATCTCCGGGCCGTGCCAGCTCGAGAGCCGCGACCACGCGATGATGATGGCCGAAGCCATCGCCGCGGCCTGCGCCCCCACCGAGACGCGCTGGATCTTCAAGGCCAGCTACGACAAGGCGAACCGCTCCTCCCTGGGCACCTCGCGCGGCCTCGGCATGGAGGAGGGCCTGCGCATCCTCGGCGACGTGCGGGACGCCTTCGGCTGTCCCGTGCTGACGGACGTCCACGAGGCCTCGCACTGCGCGCCCGCCGCCGAGGTCTGCGACGTGCTCCAGATCCCCGCCTTCCTGTGCCGCCAGACCGATCTGCTTCTGGCGGCCGGCCGCACCGGTGCGGCGATCAACGTCAAGAAGGGCCAGTTCCTGGCGCCCTGGGACATGGGCAACGTCGCCGCCAAGATCGCCTCGACCGGCAACGAGCGCATCCTGCTCTGCGACCGGGGCACGTCGTTCGGCTACAACACCCTCGTGTCCGACTTCCGCGGCCTGCCCACGATGGAGCGCACCGGCTACCCGGTGGTGTTCGACGCGACCCATTCGGTGCAGCAGCCCGGCGGGCAGGGAACGACGAGCGGGGGGCAGCGCGAGTTCGCTCCCGTGCTGGCCCGCGCCGCCTGCGCGGTGGGCGTCTCGGCGCTCTTCATCGAGACCCACGAGGACCCCGACAACGCCCCGTCGGACGGCCCCAACATGATCCCGGTGGACCGCATGGAGGCGCTGGTGACCGAGCTCCGCCGCTTCGACGACCTGCGCAAGGGCAACTGA
- a CDS encoding DedA family protein: protein MFDWIVSIIAAGGYFGLAALMAIENVFPPIPSELIMPLAGFQAAKGEMSPVLAVLAGTFGSVLGGSLWYWLGLRLGLKRLRKLAKRHGRWLTVGPEDIDRANAWFHRHGEMAVFFGRMLPGFRTLISVPAGIAKMPLVPFLAWSTAGSLVWIGGLTALGYLLEANYDRVAGWLDPVTWVVIGAAVLGYVSRLLRGKGRARKA from the coding sequence ATGTTCGACTGGATCGTCTCGATCATCGCCGCCGGCGGCTACTTCGGCCTCGCCGCGCTCATGGCTATTGAGAACGTCTTTCCGCCCATCCCGTCGGAGCTGATCATGCCGCTCGCCGGCTTCCAGGCCGCCAAGGGCGAGATGTCGCCCGTGCTGGCGGTGCTGGCGGGCACCTTCGGCTCGGTGCTGGGCGGCTCGCTGTGGTACTGGCTGGGCCTGCGCCTCGGGCTGAAGCGCCTGCGCAAGCTGGCCAAGCGCCACGGCCGCTGGCTCACGGTCGGCCCCGAGGACATCGACCGCGCCAACGCCTGGTTCCACCGCCACGGCGAGATGGCGGTGTTCTTCGGGCGCATGCTGCCCGGCTTCCGCACCCTGATCTCGGTGCCCGCCGGCATAGCGAAGATGCCGCTGGTCCCGTTCCTCGCGTGGTCCACGGCGGGTAGCCTCGTGTGGATCGGCGGGCTGACCGCGCTGGGCTACCTGCTGGAGGCCAACTACGACCGCGTGGCCGGCTGGCTCGACCCCGTCACCTGGGTGGTGATCGGCGCGGCCGTCCTCGGCTACGTGTCGCGGCTCCTGCGGGGCAAGGGGCGCGCGCGGAAGGCCTAG
- a CDS encoding SIS domain-containing protein translates to MLNAMPDPSETAREVLRTEAGALLAMADALPEGFAAVIDLLQTLDGRTIVSGIGKSGHIARKIAATLASTGTPALFVHPAEASHGDLGMITRHDAVILISNSGETAELRDILAHTRRFNVPTVAISSNPASTLATTADHALVLPRWPEACGIGMVPTTSTTLTLALGDAIAVALLRRRNFRAEDFSVFHPGGKLGAQMARVRALMHAAVPEVCTDTPMSEALIAMTAGGFGIAAVTQGGRLAGVVTDGDLRRNMAGLLDRTAGEVATRDPVTVPPDMLAAKALAVMNERKVSALIVVEDGRPAGVLHVHDLLRAGVA, encoded by the coding sequence ATGCTCAACGCCATGCCGGACCCCTCCGAGACCGCCCGCGAGGTGCTCCGCACCGAGGCCGGGGCGCTGCTCGCCATGGCCGACGCGCTGCCCGAGGGCTTCGCCGCGGTGATCGACCTCCTGCAGACCCTGGATGGACGCACCATCGTGTCGGGCATCGGCAAGTCGGGCCACATCGCCCGCAAGATCGCCGCCACGCTCGCCTCCACCGGAACGCCCGCGCTCTTCGTCCATCCCGCCGAGGCCTCCCACGGCGATCTCGGCATGATCACCCGCCACGACGCGGTGATCCTGATCTCGAATTCCGGCGAGACCGCGGAGCTGCGCGACATCCTGGCCCACACCCGGCGTTTCAACGTGCCCACCGTGGCGATCAGCTCGAACCCCGCCTCGACGCTCGCCACCACCGCCGACCACGCGCTCGTGCTGCCGCGCTGGCCCGAGGCCTGCGGCATCGGCATGGTGCCCACCACCTCGACCACGCTGACGCTAGCCCTGGGCGACGCGATCGCGGTGGCGCTGCTGCGGCGGCGCAACTTCCGGGCCGAGGACTTCTCGGTGTTCCACCCCGGCGGCAAGCTCGGCGCGCAGATGGCCCGCGTGCGCGCGCTGATGCACGCCGCCGTGCCCGAGGTCTGCACCGACACGCCCATGTCCGAGGCGCTGATCGCCATGACCGCGGGCGGCTTCGGCATCGCCGCGGTGACGCAAGGCGGCCGCCTCGCGGGCGTCGTCACCGACGGCGACCTGCGCCGCAACATGGCCGGGTTGCTCGACCGCACCGCCGGCGAGGTCGCCACGCGCGATCCCGTCACCGTGCCCCCCGACATGCTGGCCGCCAAGGCGCTGGCGGTCATGAACGAGCGCAAGGTCTCGGCGCTGATCGTGGTCGAGGACGGGCGCCCGGCGGGTGTGCTCCACGTGCACGACCTGCTCCGCGCCGGCGTCGCCTGA